AATGGGTTTAGGCCAGCTGGAAGGGCGGTCTCAGCACTCCACACTTGCTATTGGAAAAGGGTGAGGGTAGGGCCAAGATGCTGAAGGGAGCGCCAGTTACGGTACCCACAGCACAGGGCCCCAGACCTACCTTGGCAGCTGCTCTCCTTCTCCTTAGATGACTGCCAGACCCACTGAATGCAAGCAGCTGACCAGAGGCAAAAAGGTCTTTGCCcaaaaagaaaggggagacTCTACAAGCCCTAGTGCCTTAGAGTCGGCCTCAGGCCCACTTGGAAACACTGcacaataaacaaaaaaaaaattaataacattaaGAAGATCAATGCTTTAAAAAGCCTACCTGGACATCACACTCCATGCAGGTTCAAAGGAGCAGATTTGGGATAAATTGGAAGCCTGGCTGTTGAGGGTGGGGAAGGTTGCCAGCGGGCAATGCACCAAGGCAAGGTCCATGCCTCCATACCTGCAGTCACTGTAGAGGACTACAGCCATAAACAGATTTCCATGTACCTCAGATACCCTAGGCTCAGGCAGGAGAATTAATTGTTTAAAACTATAACCAGGTGATGGCTCAAAACctgcacaatttttttttttctctttaaaattgtCTCAAGGTCATATAAGGGCAAGCAGTTACCAGAAGAAAAAGTAGTTCCCTAACTACTGCCTTCCCCGAGCTGAGGAAGAGGCTAAGTTCCCTACTCTTTCAACAGTAAATTAACAACACATTTGCTCATGCATCTTTTCCCATTTATTAAGTGAATCAAAGATGCTCATTCATAATCAAACCTATACAAATGTACGTAGACTTTTGATGGTGTTACTGATGTTGGCGTGTGGAAATAGGTACAGGAATAGTGTAGGGGGCACTGGTGGGAGACCtatcaaatatattttgctacccacagaaaaagcaaaaaataagtcAGTTTGTCAGCTTGATGTAGGTTGCTTTGGCAGAATGCTTTGGCATCATATATGGGGGATatggagtttggtttttttgatacTGGTGTGATCTAACCTCCTGGACTCCTCTGTAACAAAACTAGAGCCTGCAGATTCCTATTTTTAGGAGAGGAGAGGGCAAATTCACCATTAGCTTTTAATAACTTTCATATATGTGGTAAGAGTACTCATTAGTTGGGGGGAAAGGAAACGCAGAGACTCGAAGTAAGATCAGTCCCAAGCCCTGAAATGGCACCGCTGCCTCTTTGCTGGCTGTCAGCCATGTAGAGTCATGTCAACACACTATGGGGCTCCCATGCAGCGGATGCTAACCCTGCAATTAAGTCAAGGTAAAGCACCTTATAGGCAAAAACCCAAATGTCTACAAGTTTTCAGCAATACAGAGGTAACCAAAGACTGCTGCACTTGCAGGGCCACTACTCAGGCACAGTTGCAAGGGCTGGTCACCTCTCATATTTTACCTTAAAAGCCAAGGAAGCACTGAGTGTTTCTAATCCAGGTCAGCGCAGTTAAAAGGCTTGAAGCTGCTAAATGAGAAACTCAGTTGTGGATGGTAAATTTGGGAGGTTCCTGAGTCAAGGAAGGAAATATGAGGCCATGTCAATTACTCCATCCatgaaagaagcagagaagacCCAGTATGTTTCACACCACTCAGCATAACCTTTTCCACTGCCATTTGGCCAGTAAGCACCATGCCCAAACCATATTCGCTTATGCTGAATCAGGAGAAAGGGAATGAAAACCACCACCTCCCGACTACAGCTCGGGCCCAAAGAAACAACCAGGCTTGGCTTAAGTAAAGAGGTAAAAGGGCTGCAGGCCATCTTTTTCATGGCATTACATTTCCTCAATACTGATCCTGCAGCACAAACAAGACCTCAGGGGTACAGGGGGGAGGAGGTGCAGAGGCACTAAGGctcactgagaagaaaaaggtgaaaggGGATGCAGGAAGGGGAGAATTTTGGGTGGCTTCATGGATTGTacagcagcagagtgcaggTCAACTGTGTTGGGGAAGGAAGCAGAACTCAAAACCACCAATTTCCTTCACCACTGCACCAGACACACTGAAGACAGGAGCTAAGCATAAGTTAGCCCCCTCCATCTTGAAAGAGCtgctttaatcttttttcttgcatttgaaTGAAAACACAGGATTTGTCAAGTTTAAATATTCTCCTAATGTTTGCATCCTATATACAAACAGCAGCATCAGTCTTGGTTCTGAGGCCTGGAAGCAAAAATCCGATGGAAAGGGAGCTCTGCTACTCTTCCACAATCCCCTGGCCTCTATCACCCCACAttgctgggggtgtgtgtgtaaaaaaGTTCTCAGTGTCTCACCTACACCGGTAAAGCTGACGGACCTCAGTGTGCACATGTGCCACAGTAAAACATTTCTCAGTGGGTAGCGTGAGAGTCTTACACTGAGCACCATTTGACAGAAGAGATTTATGCTTGCTGAGAAAATCAGCTGCCAAACTTGATCACTGACAACctgaattttttgtttatttttcttattctatTTACAATCTGCTGCATCTCTACTGGTTTCCACATGCCCACCTTGGTAGCACCGGAGATGAGCCAACCACCAAATCtaacaaaacactgaaatcttCACTTTATTCCTTTGAAGTTACTAATACTCTCCCTCAGGCTCAATAGCAATTTAGCACTTGAACTCAATTTTCCTCCCCTGGCATATTCTAACACAGCAGTCCCCTCCACCTGAACTTTCAGCAGCCAAGTGTGTATTAGACATCATGCTGGCATTCAGCCATATAGGTTACAGGAAGCACCATACCACAGACAGCGAAAGCAGTTCAGACTGTCAGGATCTCCATTAgaaatcccccccccccctttttttttttttaatttcgtCCCACCCCAAGAATTCAGAATTCTggcatcagaaaagaaaaactctgaGCTGAATCCAAGAGGAaatatgcttttgaaaaatgcatgCTCTGCATTTTAGAAAGACAAACAAGAAGCTTCCTTGCTTTTGAGGGCAAAACCACtcttgctctgctctcctgctgcctgggctCCTCGGCCAAGCAACAGCTTTCATTACCCACATGCAGCAATGTAAGCTCACAAGGTGCTTTCTTCCTTGCTCACCAGCTTGGCTCTTTCTCAgacaaaataatgcttttttacAGCATACTGTTGCCTAGAAAAGTCCTGGTTGACCTCCCACTTCTTCCTCTGCAACTCCCAATGGCCTCTTTACCTTCCAGCATCCAGGAGTGTGCAGCCACATGGCCCCACATACCACAAGCCCACCCAGCGCAGCTGGATCCTACTTCATACCCCCACAAGCAGCTCCAGATCCTCTTCCCATTCTTCAGATGGTTCCCATCATGTTCTGCTCAGGCCATCTTCCTAATCACCCAGCCTCCCAAATGGAAATGATGACCAGTAAGTGTTGCACTAAGAAATAGTTCAGTGTGTTAGAGATGTAAACCAAACTCTTCCAGCAGTAAATACCGACTGTTACAGATGCAGCCGACTTCAAACTGGGTTTCACCTTTTCATTACTGAAAACTTTTGAGAACTTCCCTTGCATTTGAGGGCAAAGCTGCACTTCTAGAACTGAACTATTGCCCAGGTACTGCAGTAGTTTCTGATGGAGGCACCCCCCAAGACACCACAGCAGGGTACAGGGGAAGACATAAACagtaataaaagggaaaaaataagaaatcatGGAAAGGACAGAAGAATGAATGCAGGAGACCTTCTGAGATACCTGAAAAGATGAAAGTACCACGGAAGAGACTTCACTGCTTGGGACTGAGCAGGACAAGcaccatgggaaaaaaacatcctCCCAGAACAAAGCAAGGGTACAGGAGGACATGCTTGGCAGGAATAAAGTAGGGTGAAATGTTAAGGAAACCTCAATCACTGGGTGATTAGAGGAGAATACTAAAGCAGGACCCTGGAAGGGAACAAGTCAAGTCACcccccagcagtgctggaggaGAAACTGTTCAGGTGAGGGAGGGAAGCCCAAACCTGCAGCATCTGGGCACAAGCAGAGAGACAAAGTGGCCAGGGGAACCTAATGCTCCCAGGCCACCTGCAGCACCCTTTGAAGACACAAACCTCTGCTTTATCTGACTGGATGTATATCTGCTAAAGGCATAATTGCCAGTGGCTCAGCCTGCTAAGCTACATGACAGCAAAATGCAGCCATGCATTCACCTGACCAAACCGGAGACACCCCTTGCTGCACGGCTGGGACACATCTGGTCCCCTGACTGATGCAACCTAAtttttacatgcttttttttttcatgcttctgtcagaaactGTTTAGTCAAGCCCTGTTTGAGCTAGGAGACAGTGGACCATGAAGGGAGAAAGTGGTGAGAAGGGGTTGATGTGCAGGAGGCCTCCCAGATGAGGCCATCAGCACTCTGGAAAGGCTTTAGAGAAGAGGAGCTATTTTATCCCCTTCTGGTAAACCTGCCTGGCAACGCAACCCCGCTCCGGCACAACAAAGCAGGAGTAACAGAAACTGAACTTCCAACTCAAGCTGCCTTCCTGACATGCCAGCaccctttcccctctgctctcccccaaCCCTTCCCACAAGGAAACACAGGGACCTGCTCaaattttgcagctgaaataaTATATGGACTGCTAATCAAGCTTCTTACTCCTGGCACATGGTCAGGGTGTTGCTGGTGGGTTGGGGCTCACCCGCACGTCAGGGAGCTGCCAgctgtggggaaggggctgtgccTGCCCAGCCACGATACTggggggcagctctgcccagctgtgcccttagaggttttttaaaaaaacaaaagccaagaaAGTTGTTGATGATGGACTTCATAAAGGAAATTGTGTCAGAGACGGAAGCTGAACCTGTGTTTGGCTCTGTCCTAAGCTCCCTACTCCTTCCTTTAAGGACATGTTATGTTTAGGTTATATTACTTAGCACCAAAGTGAAGTACCCAAGCCCAAATAAGGCTTGTAAACATATAAGCAACTATCCTATATCTACAACAAGATATGTCAATAGGGCAtcaccatttatttatttcctataACTTGatgatttctgtgaaaatttacTTTGAATTGGTTGTCATCAATTACAATATAATTACGTGCTGCCTCTTCTAGGCTCTGCATTTCAAGTGATTCACAGAGTGCAGAAAGAGAACGCTTTCCCCAAAAAGACATTCAAATGAAAGTCTGCCTGGTCTTCTTGCTGCTGGGTAGTAATTATCTGTTTAATTACACAGCTCCATTCTTTGCACTCTCTATTGcagaaaaaagatgcttttccaGATGAAAGGATCTTCAAACATCTCCAAAACCAGGGCCACTGATTACTGTTTCTACAGCTCCAGAATGAAAGGCACAtcagtttgaaaataaatggtAGAAGGTCTCGCTCTATAAAAAAGGAATTATAGGAGTTGAAACAAGAaccatattttcttcctttttggctTTGTATTTCTAATTCTCtgccacaaaaaaccccaccaaactcTCTATGGACCAGATATGTGTATGGTTCCTTCCCACTGGCCTAAATTAGGGTTTGCACATTTGTCCACGGGCCATAACAGAAGAGACAttgctttctgttctgtaattTCACCATAGGCATCATCCAGGTCACAACCAATGTTGCTAGACTGAAAAGATACATCTAATGCCTGttactgctttttcattatGAATTCCAGGAATAAATTAACTTGttgtatgtttttaattatattaaatcTCCACTGCAAAGAGATAGAGATTTTAAATGAGATTAACTTTGCAAGACCCTGAGTTCCTGTAGATGACTCTACCATGAGTGCATCTCGTTGAAAATGAGATGTTTGACCTACTTGCAAATATTGGACTGATACAGGCtgataaaaaaagtattttgttaaTTCTTCTCCTACGCTtattgaaaacataatttttcacatttgaaaGAATGATTTTACACTTAAGATGATTAGGGCAGGGTTATATCTTGTTCTCTGGTCAGGGCATTAGTCTAGCTATCTCAATCCCTGTATGGATTAACCATGTCAACAactgtccttcttgaacttgCTTAAGCGTTTTCCAAAGCTCAGGAACTGAGAAAGTTGAAATTAACCGCTGTGAACAGtcataaggaaaataatttcaactaAGTAAGCAGATGCTGTAATGCTAACGGCACAAAAGTAGCAGTGGACCCAATAAAACTAATCTTGACAAAACAAGTCACTAGCCACAAGACGCCTGGCTGCAAATACTGGCAGGCATACTTCTCATAGCAACAGTTTCAGTAATGTGATCTGTCTGTTACCTGGTTTCATGCTGCGTCATTTATCTCAACTGTAAGAAGGGAAGTACTTCTATCCTTAGTACAGCTCAGAAAGGGCTGACCTATCCCCTAACATGTAAGAAATGTTTTGTTGACCGTATCCCTCAATTCTTGAGGCCACAAGTCCCATTACATGTACAGCTGGTTTgataataaaacataaaactgtTTATGCACGTATTTTCTCACATATATGGTCTTCAGAACAGTATTCTAAGATACTAGAACCTACTTCCTGCTAATCTTGATGTTATACTAGATATTTTGAGATGGTATCAGAGTTGTAAATAAAGTTATCTTTTCAACAGACCCAAGTCTGAAATGCCAAACATCGACTTATGCTACTAACCAATCTCTCCCATACAAATACCCCTCCAACGGAAAAGTAGTAATTTCATCTCCTGATAAACAGGTTTCATGGATTATTTCTAAGTGCAGGGTAAGAAAGCAAGTAGCTAAAACCTTCCCCTGGCTTAAtctgcactgcagagctgcttccttGTCACACTGGTTCTGGCAAATCCCATAAACCAGGAGTGACTACAGCAAAACCTGTAATTTTTATCTAAAGGACATTCATCTACTAATTGTATGCGATCAAGTAAACAGAAACATCTTGAGCTAACTTAGGGATCTACTTCTGCCCCAGAAGCACAAACCTGATGTTGTGGGTAACATGAAAGAAGCAGTACACTTTTATACTGAAGGTGCATGAAGTGGAGGATGGTGAAAGCCACTGTGCTACCACTTCAGGAGCTAGAGTCAGCTAGTCCCTGGCCCATATCACTGGCTCTGGAggactgcagcaggcagcaaatTCAGCTTTTTGCCTAATTCCACATGTGTGTTGAGAGTAAGATTAATTTAGGTCTCAACTAAGCGAATTAAACAACCAGCTTCATGAAAGTATGAACACCTACCATTATACCTCCTGTCTAGGTACAGCCACCACAGATGTGTTTGGCCACCTCAGTGGAGGTGAGGAGGAGAGAAGCCAGGTTCATGTTCTGAGTAAACAAGTTAAAACTCTTGATTTTTGttgtaacaaaaacattttatgaattGAAAACATCTGCTTAAGAGCACCACcaagagggaaagaggaggtGGCCCTGCTCATTCCCTCTCTCCTCAAAGGTTTCTGAGGGCTGTCAGAGGTAGGGCAGAAgacccctctcctcctccagacAACCACACACACATAGCACAAAAGATAAAATCCTGTGTCTGGGACAGGTTCTCCCCACAGCTTGCTGGAGAGTACAGAAAGCCAAATACTAAGTAGGGATATCCAGTGTTGGTTTACTAACAGCCATTTAATCTGTAAAATCCACAGATTTAAGCAGAAACACCCGATCTCTAGAACCAATTCATCTTTTCAGGCAAAGCACAGCTGATATTTCAACAGTGGAAAGGTAAGCTCACTGGGCTGTGTAACTGCAGCTGAACAATAAGCTGGCTAAAGGATGGGTTTGTCATAAGGTATCACTTGCCAAACTCACAGCCTCGAAAGAGGCTGCTTGGCATGAAACACTGGAGAACTGGGTGTGCGACTGCAGGCTGTTCTTATCCCAGGGATGGTATTTACTCTCACCACAGTCATGAAGCCTCTGAGGGACTGAGAGAACTGCCTTCGGTCCATGGAAAAATTACTTAAGTAGTGAGAGAGAGATAGACGGCCTTAACATATtaactttgctctctgctggtAACAAAGGAGAGcagtttttcttactgaaagaaattcaaacagagggaaaaaaatggaatatcAAACAAAAGCAACACTGGTCAGTTCATTTTGGCACACATCAGGCTGCAATTCTGCTGCCAATGTCAATGTATTACATGCTGTGTAGCCATAAATTTCAGTTGTGTTTGAAAAAAACACCAGCATATAGAATTGCTTTGGGTCTGCCTAATGCAGTCTGTCTGTAGACAGGACAGAATTGCcacatttcttcagctgaatggccccaaaatgaaaatctttaGTTGCTCTCAAAGTACACGTACCTGCAATCCCTTGTAGCAGTCCACAgacattaaaaatgcttttcttcataATACTCTGCACACACATAGTAAAGACAGACACAAATGCCACGGCACAGAGAATCATGATTCCCACAGCTAGGAAAATAGCGGTTGCCTGCCAGAACCCACTGGCAATCTCATTGAAGTTTTCGGCGTAAGGACCACAAAGCGTGTCTCGTCTAGAAAGCTGCATGTGGGATATTCTGGTGCAGCGCCCATAGATGCCCAGCGTCGGATGGTAAGGCTCCTGTGACCCCCCTGTTCTGTTGTCCACATCCTCGGAGCTTGAAGGCTTCGCTTTGCCAATCAGCCAGTCTGCACTCATAAAAGCAATGAGCTCTGCAAAAGCCACCACAATACTCAGGAGAGTCCATAGCATTGACCGACACGTTACAATGACATGACACATATTGATGTCCAGTGCTTGTGATCAGTGCAGCTGACAGTCTTAAAATCCAGGCAcaagatggaaaaaattaaattaagaaagaaaaaaaggacccAAAGAAAATCActgtgcctgctctgcctgctctttCAGCTCTCTCACAAAAGCCAAGATAAAACTTCTCAGGAGAAAAAGTGAACGGCCCCAAGTTTTGCAAGCAGTGCAGTCATTTGTTCTCTCTGTTTagttcctccttttttctt
The DNA window shown above is from Phalacrocorax aristotelis chromosome Z, bGulAri2.1, whole genome shotgun sequence and carries:
- the LHFPL2 gene encoding LHFPL tetraspan subfamily member 2 protein, with the protein product MCHVIVTCRSMLWTLLSIVVAFAELIAFMSADWLIGKAKPSSSEDVDNRTGGSQEPYHPTLGIYGRCTRISHMQLSRRDTLCGPYAENFNEIASGFWQATAIFLAVGIMILCAVAFVSVFTMCVQSIMKKSIFNVCGLLQGIAGLFLILGLILYPAGWGCQKAISYCGPYASAYKLGDCSLGWAFYTAIGGTILTFICAVFSAQAEIATSSDKVQEEIEEGKNLICLL